In Doryrhamphus excisus isolate RoL2022-K1 chromosome 7, RoL_Dexc_1.0, whole genome shotgun sequence, one genomic interval encodes:
- the e2f7 gene encoding transcription factor E2F7 isoform X3, translated as MEVQCLALKDLTSPRKSSPEGDGARREQKENICTVRRRGTPMKCAESCTPVLKRRGDTPDLDHVTPIKHTVTAEPWTPTANLKMLISAASPDMRNREMKEKKVLFRPIENESESAHGGQFEAAVDEDADKKPSRKQKSLGLLCQKFLALYPDYPPSDKPISISLDEVATSLGMERRRIYDIVNVLESLMIVGRMEKNSYTWYGRLRLEATLEDLQQRGRQQGYHLHMENATVAGREAGPNHESDGGEDDNSHAAGNRKDKSLRIMSQKFVMLFLVSKTQTVTLEVAAKVLIEESQDSSSHSKYKTKVRRLYDIANVLTSLGLIKKMHVREERGRKPAFRWLGPVKFKKSRNSAETAMSVAPLKACKSIAGQDLKKAKLVRHSSFSITPTSVVTQRQASSAPSSPGRWERTGIAHQPVDYSKKTDTNEAVCRFQFGNPKGNSSTLPQSSPQTTLMVPTVHPEQLVTLSSSPQCLAYLPSLSQPSVVMLYNPPNRSTAEGPAEAQSLPSLECEQGRKRRRDIVTEEEVVAVKRSPSGLEQRDEKAEGQSSVCTSASDESITSTSQPSHYLYIPNNAGLKSLNLLLPSGQPPAHLPLRPGTISPMALPYILVPSSAFSQYPLLAGGRPQQGADPKVSFNLSAHLMMAAAPYNVAAAPDVGQVSPVSPPSTPEQSRKGCSGVSFPYSPPGHRQAACATTPLPLTPHTPKEIPAPPSKAFFQTPGTVMDGTSATPAARKRGSAQRRLDISHPSTC; from the exons ATGGAAGTCCAATGTCTTGCACTTAAGGACCTCACAAGTCCGAGGAAAAGTTCCCCTGAGGGGGATGGGGCTCGAAGGGAACAAAAG GAAAATATATGCACAGTGAGGAGGAGAGGCACGCCGATGAAGTGTGCCGAGTCCTGCACCCCCGTTTTGAAGAGGAGAGGTGACACCCCTGACCTGGATCACGTCACCCCCATCAAACACACTGTCACGGCCGAGCCTTGGACCCCCACGGCCAACCTGAAGATGCTCATCAGCGCAGCCAGTCCTGACATGAGAAATCGTGAGATGAAGGAGAAAAAAGTACTCTTTAGACCCATTGAGAATGAATCGGAAAGTGCACATGGTGGCCAG tTTGAAGCAGCAGTAGATGAGGATGCAGATAAGAAGCCGAGCAGGAAGCAGAAGAGTTTGGGTCTGCTGTGCCAGAAGTTCCTGGCCCTCTACCCAGATTATCCACCCTCAGACAAACCTATCTCCATCTCATTGGACGAGGTGGCCACCAGTCTGG GAATGGAGCGGCGGCGCATCTACGATATTGTCAACGTGCTGGAGTCCCTCATGATCGTAGGACGAATGGAGAAGAACAGCTACACCTGGTACGGGCGCCTGAGGCTGGAGGCCACGCTGGAAGATTTGCAGCAACGGGGACGCCAGCAGGGCTACCACCTTCACATGGAGAACGCCACTGTGGCTGGCAGGGAGGCGGGGCCGAATCATGAGAGCGACGGCGGGGAGGACGACAACAGCCACG CTGCCGGCAACAGGAAAGACAAATCTCTGCGCATCATGAGCCAAAAATTCGTCATGTTGTTCCTGGTGTCTAAGACCCAAACTGTCACTCTGGAAGTGGCGGCCAAAGTTCTCATCGAGGAGAGTCAGGACTCCTCCAGTCACAGCAAGTACAAAA CCAAGGTGAGGCGACTTTACGACATTGCCAACGTGTTGACCAGCCTGGGTCTCATAAAGAAGATGCATGTTCGAGAGGAGCGAGGCAGGAAGCCAGCTTTCAGGTGGCTTGGACCTGTCAAATTTAAGAAATCAAGAAATTCTG CAGAGACTGCCATGAGCGTTGCGCCACTCAAAGCCTGCAAGTCAATAGCGGGCCAGGACCTCAAAAAAGCCAAGCTAGTACGCCACTCCTCCTTCAGCATCACCCCGACATCTGTGGTCACCCAGCGGCAGGCCAGCTCAGCGCCCAGCAGCCCAGGCAGGTGGGAAAGAACAG GAATTGCTCATCAGCCGGTGGATTATTCCAAAAAGACGGACACCAACGAGGCTGTCTGCAGGTTTCAGTTTGGAAACCCCAAAGG AAACAGCAGCACATTGCCTCAGTCCTCCCCTCAGACCACCCTGATGGTGCCCACCGTGCACCCGGAGCAGCTAGTCACCCTCTCCTCGTCACCTCAATGCCTGGCCTACCTCCCCAGTCTGTCCCAGCCCTCTGTGGTCATGCTGTACAACCCGCCCAACAGGAGCACTGCAGAGGGGCCAGCAGAGGCTCAGAGCTTGCCCAGCTTGGAATGTGAGCAAGGGCGGAAAAGAAGAAGGGATATAGTCACGGAAGAGGAGGTGGTGGCAGTGAAGAGAAGCCCATCGGGGCTAGAGCAAAGAGATGAG AAAGCAGAAGGTCAAAGCAGCGTGTGCACATCAGCATCAGATGAGAGCATCACCAGCACCAGCcagccatcacactacctctaCATACCAAACAATGCAG GTCTGAAAAGCCTCAACCTCCTCCTCCCCTCTGGCCAGCCACCAGCCCATCTCCCGCTCCGCCCTGGCACCATCTCTCCCATGGCGCTGCCCTACATCCTGGTGCCTTCATCCGCCTTCTCCCAGTACCCTCTACTGGCCGGCGGGCGACCGCAGCAAGGTGCCGACCCCAAAGTGAGTTTCAACCTGTCCGCCCACCTTATGATGGCGGCGGCGCCCTACAACGTAGCGGCGGCACCAGATGTGGGCCAGGTGTCGCCCGTTTCTCCGCCTTCTACGCCAGAGCAAAGCAGGAAGGGCTGCTCGGGAGTGTCGTTCCCGTATTCTCCACCGGGACATCGGCAAGCTGCCTGTGCGACTACACCGCTACCACTG ACTCCACACACTCCAAAGGAAATCCCAGCACCTCCCTCAAAAGCTTTCTTCCAGACCCCTGGCACAGTAATGGATGGCACCAGCGCAACACCTGCAGCCCGAAAGCGGGGCTCAGCACAGCGGAGACTTGACATCAGCCACCCATCCACCTGTTAG
- the e2f7 gene encoding transcription factor E2F7 isoform X2, protein MEVQCLALKDLTSPRKSSPEGDGARREQKENICTVRRRGTPMKCAESCTPVLKRRGDTPDLDHVTPIKHTVTAEPWTPTANLKMLISAASPDMRNREMKEKKVLFRPIENESESAHGGQVWGSVYQLNTSLQQSLECVISLFFVLQFEAAVDEDADKKPSRKQKSLGLLCQKFLALYPDYPPSDKPISISLDEVATSLGMERRRIYDIVNVLESLMIVGRMEKNSYTWYGRLRLEATLEDLQQRGRQQGYHLHMENATVAGREAGPNHESDGGEDDNSHAAGNRKDKSLRIMSQKFVMLFLVSKTQTVTLEVAAKVLIEESQDSSSHSKYKTKVRRLYDIANVLTSLGLIKKMHVREERGRKPAFRWLGPVKFKKSRNSETAMSVAPLKACKSIAGQDLKKAKLVRHSSFSITPTSVVTQRQASSAPSSPGRWERTGIAHQPVDYSKKTDTNEAVCRFQFGNPKGNSSTLPQSSPQTTLMVPTVHPEQLVTLSSSPQCLAYLPSLSQPSVVMLYNPPNRSTAEGPAEAQSLPSLECEQGRKRRRDIVTEEEVVAVKRSPSGLEQRDEKAEGQSSVCTSASDESITSTSQPSHYLYIPNNAGLKSLNLLLPSGQPPAHLPLRPGTISPMALPYILVPSSAFSQYPLLAGGRPQQGADPKVSFNLSAHLMMAAAPYNVAAAPDVGQVSPVSPPSTPEQSRKGCSGVSFPYSPPGHRQAACATTPLPLTPHTPKEIPAPPSKAFFQTPGTVMDGTSATPAARKRGSAQRRLDISHPSTC, encoded by the exons ATGGAAGTCCAATGTCTTGCACTTAAGGACCTCACAAGTCCGAGGAAAAGTTCCCCTGAGGGGGATGGGGCTCGAAGGGAACAAAAG GAAAATATATGCACAGTGAGGAGGAGAGGCACGCCGATGAAGTGTGCCGAGTCCTGCACCCCCGTTTTGAAGAGGAGAGGTGACACCCCTGACCTGGATCACGTCACCCCCATCAAACACACTGTCACGGCCGAGCCTTGGACCCCCACGGCCAACCTGAAGATGCTCATCAGCGCAGCCAGTCCTGACATGAGAAATCGTGAGATGAAGGAGAAAAAAGTACTCTTTAGACCCATTGAGAATGAATCGGAAAGTGCACATGGTGGCCAGGTATGGGGTTCTGTTTACCAACTCAACACGAGCCTGCAGCAGAGCCTGGAATGTGTcattagtttgttttttgttttacagtTTGAAGCAGCAGTAGATGAGGATGCAGATAAGAAGCCGAGCAGGAAGCAGAAGAGTTTGGGTCTGCTGTGCCAGAAGTTCCTGGCCCTCTACCCAGATTATCCACCCTCAGACAAACCTATCTCCATCTCATTGGACGAGGTGGCCACCAGTCTGG GAATGGAGCGGCGGCGCATCTACGATATTGTCAACGTGCTGGAGTCCCTCATGATCGTAGGACGAATGGAGAAGAACAGCTACACCTGGTACGGGCGCCTGAGGCTGGAGGCCACGCTGGAAGATTTGCAGCAACGGGGACGCCAGCAGGGCTACCACCTTCACATGGAGAACGCCACTGTGGCTGGCAGGGAGGCGGGGCCGAATCATGAGAGCGACGGCGGGGAGGACGACAACAGCCACG CTGCCGGCAACAGGAAAGACAAATCTCTGCGCATCATGAGCCAAAAATTCGTCATGTTGTTCCTGGTGTCTAAGACCCAAACTGTCACTCTGGAAGTGGCGGCCAAAGTTCTCATCGAGGAGAGTCAGGACTCCTCCAGTCACAGCAAGTACAAAA CCAAGGTGAGGCGACTTTACGACATTGCCAACGTGTTGACCAGCCTGGGTCTCATAAAGAAGATGCATGTTCGAGAGGAGCGAGGCAGGAAGCCAGCTTTCAGGTGGCTTGGACCTGTCAAATTTAAGAAATCAAGAAATTCTG AGACTGCCATGAGCGTTGCGCCACTCAAAGCCTGCAAGTCAATAGCGGGCCAGGACCTCAAAAAAGCCAAGCTAGTACGCCACTCCTCCTTCAGCATCACCCCGACATCTGTGGTCACCCAGCGGCAGGCCAGCTCAGCGCCCAGCAGCCCAGGCAGGTGGGAAAGAACAG GAATTGCTCATCAGCCGGTGGATTATTCCAAAAAGACGGACACCAACGAGGCTGTCTGCAGGTTTCAGTTTGGAAACCCCAAAGG AAACAGCAGCACATTGCCTCAGTCCTCCCCTCAGACCACCCTGATGGTGCCCACCGTGCACCCGGAGCAGCTAGTCACCCTCTCCTCGTCACCTCAATGCCTGGCCTACCTCCCCAGTCTGTCCCAGCCCTCTGTGGTCATGCTGTACAACCCGCCCAACAGGAGCACTGCAGAGGGGCCAGCAGAGGCTCAGAGCTTGCCCAGCTTGGAATGTGAGCAAGGGCGGAAAAGAAGAAGGGATATAGTCACGGAAGAGGAGGTGGTGGCAGTGAAGAGAAGCCCATCGGGGCTAGAGCAAAGAGATGAG AAAGCAGAAGGTCAAAGCAGCGTGTGCACATCAGCATCAGATGAGAGCATCACCAGCACCAGCcagccatcacactacctctaCATACCAAACAATGCAG GTCTGAAAAGCCTCAACCTCCTCCTCCCCTCTGGCCAGCCACCAGCCCATCTCCCGCTCCGCCCTGGCACCATCTCTCCCATGGCGCTGCCCTACATCCTGGTGCCTTCATCCGCCTTCTCCCAGTACCCTCTACTGGCCGGCGGGCGACCGCAGCAAGGTGCCGACCCCAAAGTGAGTTTCAACCTGTCCGCCCACCTTATGATGGCGGCGGCGCCCTACAACGTAGCGGCGGCACCAGATGTGGGCCAGGTGTCGCCCGTTTCTCCGCCTTCTACGCCAGAGCAAAGCAGGAAGGGCTGCTCGGGAGTGTCGTTCCCGTATTCTCCACCGGGACATCGGCAAGCTGCCTGTGCGACTACACCGCTACCACTG ACTCCACACACTCCAAAGGAAATCCCAGCACCTCCCTCAAAAGCTTTCTTCCAGACCCCTGGCACAGTAATGGATGGCACCAGCGCAACACCTGCAGCCCGAAAGCGGGGCTCAGCACAGCGGAGACTTGACATCAGCCACCCATCCACCTGTTAG
- the e2f7 gene encoding transcription factor E2F7 isoform X1 — protein MEVQCLALKDLTSPRKSSPEGDGARREQKENICTVRRRGTPMKCAESCTPVLKRRGDTPDLDHVTPIKHTVTAEPWTPTANLKMLISAASPDMRNREMKEKKVLFRPIENESESAHGGQVWGSVYQLNTSLQQSLECVISLFFVLQFEAAVDEDADKKPSRKQKSLGLLCQKFLALYPDYPPSDKPISISLDEVATSLGMERRRIYDIVNVLESLMIVGRMEKNSYTWYGRLRLEATLEDLQQRGRQQGYHLHMENATVAGREAGPNHESDGGEDDNSHAAGNRKDKSLRIMSQKFVMLFLVSKTQTVTLEVAAKVLIEESQDSSSHSKYKTKVRRLYDIANVLTSLGLIKKMHVREERGRKPAFRWLGPVKFKKSRNSAETAMSVAPLKACKSIAGQDLKKAKLVRHSSFSITPTSVVTQRQASSAPSSPGRWERTGIAHQPVDYSKKTDTNEAVCRFQFGNPKGNSSTLPQSSPQTTLMVPTVHPEQLVTLSSSPQCLAYLPSLSQPSVVMLYNPPNRSTAEGPAEAQSLPSLECEQGRKRRRDIVTEEEVVAVKRSPSGLEQRDEKAEGQSSVCTSASDESITSTSQPSHYLYIPNNAGLKSLNLLLPSGQPPAHLPLRPGTISPMALPYILVPSSAFSQYPLLAGGRPQQGADPKVSFNLSAHLMMAAAPYNVAAAPDVGQVSPVSPPSTPEQSRKGCSGVSFPYSPPGHRQAACATTPLPLTPHTPKEIPAPPSKAFFQTPGTVMDGTSATPAARKRGSAQRRLDISHPSTC, from the exons ATGGAAGTCCAATGTCTTGCACTTAAGGACCTCACAAGTCCGAGGAAAAGTTCCCCTGAGGGGGATGGGGCTCGAAGGGAACAAAAG GAAAATATATGCACAGTGAGGAGGAGAGGCACGCCGATGAAGTGTGCCGAGTCCTGCACCCCCGTTTTGAAGAGGAGAGGTGACACCCCTGACCTGGATCACGTCACCCCCATCAAACACACTGTCACGGCCGAGCCTTGGACCCCCACGGCCAACCTGAAGATGCTCATCAGCGCAGCCAGTCCTGACATGAGAAATCGTGAGATGAAGGAGAAAAAAGTACTCTTTAGACCCATTGAGAATGAATCGGAAAGTGCACATGGTGGCCAGGTATGGGGTTCTGTTTACCAACTCAACACGAGCCTGCAGCAGAGCCTGGAATGTGTcattagtttgttttttgttttacagtTTGAAGCAGCAGTAGATGAGGATGCAGATAAGAAGCCGAGCAGGAAGCAGAAGAGTTTGGGTCTGCTGTGCCAGAAGTTCCTGGCCCTCTACCCAGATTATCCACCCTCAGACAAACCTATCTCCATCTCATTGGACGAGGTGGCCACCAGTCTGG GAATGGAGCGGCGGCGCATCTACGATATTGTCAACGTGCTGGAGTCCCTCATGATCGTAGGACGAATGGAGAAGAACAGCTACACCTGGTACGGGCGCCTGAGGCTGGAGGCCACGCTGGAAGATTTGCAGCAACGGGGACGCCAGCAGGGCTACCACCTTCACATGGAGAACGCCACTGTGGCTGGCAGGGAGGCGGGGCCGAATCATGAGAGCGACGGCGGGGAGGACGACAACAGCCACG CTGCCGGCAACAGGAAAGACAAATCTCTGCGCATCATGAGCCAAAAATTCGTCATGTTGTTCCTGGTGTCTAAGACCCAAACTGTCACTCTGGAAGTGGCGGCCAAAGTTCTCATCGAGGAGAGTCAGGACTCCTCCAGTCACAGCAAGTACAAAA CCAAGGTGAGGCGACTTTACGACATTGCCAACGTGTTGACCAGCCTGGGTCTCATAAAGAAGATGCATGTTCGAGAGGAGCGAGGCAGGAAGCCAGCTTTCAGGTGGCTTGGACCTGTCAAATTTAAGAAATCAAGAAATTCTG CAGAGACTGCCATGAGCGTTGCGCCACTCAAAGCCTGCAAGTCAATAGCGGGCCAGGACCTCAAAAAAGCCAAGCTAGTACGCCACTCCTCCTTCAGCATCACCCCGACATCTGTGGTCACCCAGCGGCAGGCCAGCTCAGCGCCCAGCAGCCCAGGCAGGTGGGAAAGAACAG GAATTGCTCATCAGCCGGTGGATTATTCCAAAAAGACGGACACCAACGAGGCTGTCTGCAGGTTTCAGTTTGGAAACCCCAAAGG AAACAGCAGCACATTGCCTCAGTCCTCCCCTCAGACCACCCTGATGGTGCCCACCGTGCACCCGGAGCAGCTAGTCACCCTCTCCTCGTCACCTCAATGCCTGGCCTACCTCCCCAGTCTGTCCCAGCCCTCTGTGGTCATGCTGTACAACCCGCCCAACAGGAGCACTGCAGAGGGGCCAGCAGAGGCTCAGAGCTTGCCCAGCTTGGAATGTGAGCAAGGGCGGAAAAGAAGAAGGGATATAGTCACGGAAGAGGAGGTGGTGGCAGTGAAGAGAAGCCCATCGGGGCTAGAGCAAAGAGATGAG AAAGCAGAAGGTCAAAGCAGCGTGTGCACATCAGCATCAGATGAGAGCATCACCAGCACCAGCcagccatcacactacctctaCATACCAAACAATGCAG GTCTGAAAAGCCTCAACCTCCTCCTCCCCTCTGGCCAGCCACCAGCCCATCTCCCGCTCCGCCCTGGCACCATCTCTCCCATGGCGCTGCCCTACATCCTGGTGCCTTCATCCGCCTTCTCCCAGTACCCTCTACTGGCCGGCGGGCGACCGCAGCAAGGTGCCGACCCCAAAGTGAGTTTCAACCTGTCCGCCCACCTTATGATGGCGGCGGCGCCCTACAACGTAGCGGCGGCACCAGATGTGGGCCAGGTGTCGCCCGTTTCTCCGCCTTCTACGCCAGAGCAAAGCAGGAAGGGCTGCTCGGGAGTGTCGTTCCCGTATTCTCCACCGGGACATCGGCAAGCTGCCTGTGCGACTACACCGCTACCACTG ACTCCACACACTCCAAAGGAAATCCCAGCACCTCCCTCAAAAGCTTTCTTCCAGACCCCTGGCACAGTAATGGATGGCACCAGCGCAACACCTGCAGCCCGAAAGCGGGGCTCAGCACAGCGGAGACTTGACATCAGCCACCCATCCACCTGTTAG
- the LOC131132011 gene encoding fish-egg lectin-like: MKAVIAFLLVLCHLGATGAWSCQEAPRLYYTRQIEASQGKVLARTSSNRVYFLSGKSWYRLGSVSLKDVSVGPAGIWGVDSSNRVHKFIAGEFLPSTGALLQQVDAGGNGQVVGLTPTNYTHCLRSTYAAPYKGVGSLSWSSMGRVMKDYSCGPRFGCWGVDQSNRVYVSQVSPTTCGSSSWTLVTGFTMSMIDVSTDGSVFGVTTNGLVYQRTGISSHRPQGTSWVSVPMCMAVSSLSYDLGQLWVLTNSGLLLQCSH; this comes from the exons ATGAAAGCTGTCATAGCCTTTCTGCTTGTGCTTTGTCACCTGGGTGCCACTGGAG CTTGGAGCTGCCAGGAAGCACCAAGACTGTATTACACCCGCCAGATTGAGGCTAGCCAGGGCAAAGTGCTGGCGAGGACCAGCTCCAATCGAGTGTACTTCTTGAGTGGAAAATCTTGGTACAGACTGGGCTCGGTGTCCCTCAAGGATGTCTCTGTTGGACCTGCCGGAATCTGGGGTGTTGATTCCAGCAATAGGGTGCACAAATTCATAGCGGGCGAGTTTCTTCCATCGACAG GAGCATTGCTACAACAGGTAGATGCCGGAGGTAACGGTCAGGTGGTCGGGCTGACACCCACCAACTATACCCACTGCCTGAGGAGCACCTACGCCGCACCCTACAAGGGAGTGGGCTCGCTCAGCTGGAGCTCCATGGGACGGGTGATGAAGGACTACAGTTGCGGCCCTCGCTTTGGATGCTGGGGGGTGGACCAGAGTAACCGCGTCTATGTCTCCCAG GTGTCACCAACCACTTGTGGTAGCAGTAGTTGGACACTGGTAACAGGATTTACCATGAGCATGATTGATGTGAGCACGGATGGAAGTGTTTTTGGAGTGACCACCAACGGCCTGGTCTACCAAAG GACGGGCATCAGCAGCCATCGCCCGCAAGGCACAAGCTGGGTCTCTGTGCCAATGTGCATGGCTGTCTCTTCCCTGAGCTATGACCTGGGCCAACTTTGGGTCTTGACTAATTCTGGTTTGCTCCTGCAGTGCTCCCACTAA